The Acidimicrobiia bacterium genome has a segment encoding these proteins:
- a CDS encoding twitching motility protein PilT, translating to MAGLTLDSGALIAADRNDPRLWLMIRAAADDGTPVTVPTVAIVQAWRGGTRSANLARLLAGCAVDALDARQARVGGELLGRTRTSDAVDAAVVVSAASRGDAILTTDPVDLRVLAASMPGTGPIIDLSAIR from the coding sequence GTGGCCGGGCTGACGCTCGACAGTGGCGCGCTGATCGCAGCCGATCGGAACGATCCGCGGTTGTGGCTGATGATCCGAGCCGCCGCCGACGACGGCACTCCGGTCACCGTTCCGACTGTCGCGATCGTGCAGGCTTGGCGGGGCGGCACGAGAAGCGCAAACCTCGCGCGCCTCCTCGCCGGTTGCGCGGTCGACGCGTTGGATGCGCGACAAGCGCGCGTTGGCGGCGAGCTCCTCGGGCGCACGCGAACGAGCGACGCCGTCGACGCCGCCGTCGTTGTGAGCGCCGCGAGCCGAGGTGACGCGATTCTCACGACCGATCCCGTCGACCTCCGCGTCCTCGCCGCGTCGATGCCGGGTACCGGCCCGATCATCGACCTCAGCGCCATTCGGTAG
- a CDS encoding HAD family phosphatase, with translation MITAVVFDYGGVLSQPPYDGVVNYEAELGLPPGTLRDFLREGHPVYDQFLTGQLSGRDFMKTIGTHVQDSHDLRLDLGALAAAMAFDVEPRMIELLHELHGTVKLGILTNNVKEAAWRDRVPVELVDVIVDSSEVALRKPDPRIYRHLLAEMRVAADEIVYFDDLEENLPPARELGIVALWFENPDVCRRQLTNVGVLSRL, from the coding sequence GTGATCACCGCGGTCGTCTTCGACTACGGAGGTGTGCTCAGCCAACCGCCCTACGACGGGGTCGTGAATTACGAGGCGGAGCTCGGTCTGCCGCCCGGCACGCTGCGCGACTTCCTCCGGGAGGGTCACCCTGTCTACGACCAGTTCCTCACCGGTCAGTTGTCGGGCCGTGACTTCATGAAGACCATCGGCACCCACGTGCAGGACTCACACGATCTCCGGTTGGATCTGGGCGCGCTGGCGGCGGCCATGGCCTTCGACGTCGAGCCGCGCATGATCGAGCTCCTCCATGAGCTCCACGGCACGGTGAAGCTCGGGATCCTCACCAACAACGTGAAGGAAGCCGCGTGGCGCGACCGGGTTCCGGTCGAGCTCGTCGACGTCATCGTCGACTCGTCGGAGGTCGCGCTGCGCAAGCCGGATCCGCGGATCTACCGGCACTTGCTCGCGGAGATGCGCGTGGCCGCGGACGAGATCGTGTACTTCGACGACCTCGAGGAGAACCTGCCACCCGCGCGCGAGCTGGGGATCGTTGCGCTCTGGTTCGAGAACCCCGACGTCTGCCGACGCCAGCTCACCAACGTGGGCGTGCTCTCACGACTATGA
- a CDS encoding ribbon-helix-helix protein, CopG family yields the protein MAVEKLAISLPEHLAERVRKQAAAEGTSISAWIAEAVAQQLRHRSLRQLVADWEAEHGRFTEEEIAAARALWPG from the coding sequence ATGGCGGTCGAGAAGCTCGCGATCTCGCTCCCGGAACACCTCGCCGAGCGGGTCCGGAAGCAGGCCGCTGCTGAGGGAACGTCGATCTCCGCGTGGATTGCCGAAGCCGTCGCGCAGCAGCTCCGTCATCGCAGCCTGCGGCAGCTCGTCGCCGACTGGGAGGCCGAGCACGGCCGGTTCACGGAAGAGGAGATCGCCGCGGCCAGGGCGCTGTGGCCGGGCTGA
- a CDS encoding acyl-CoA dehydrogenase family protein → MDIELNSEDEMFRDELRTWLRVHLVGEFREHPGVGSPTDDSHWELRLAWERELVAGNWLNLTWPEQYGGRGGTLTQEIVFQIEHARARAPYWVGINGRDLLGPTLLMHGTDAQKQRFLPAIMRAEEFWGQGFSEPNAGSDLASLRTRAEPDGDGWLINGQKIWMTLGNKAHWMYVLCRTGEPESRHRGITMLLVDAQRPGVDVRPIRNIAGGLEFCEVFFDNARTSADLVVGEVNGGWTVAMDTLGTERVGAMLPYQATFEAEMTRLLDEVARRRGGESPVMRERLAKAWSGLQVLQYMNQRLLAAELQGRDAGALGSVLKIYWSRWHRSFGELMLDVFGPKAIVMEPGGEPTWYQRTFLNSRAETIYGGADEIQHNIVGERVLGLPREPR, encoded by the coding sequence GTGGACATCGAGCTGAACTCCGAGGACGAGATGTTCCGCGACGAGCTTCGTACGTGGCTACGCGTTCATCTCGTCGGAGAGTTCCGCGAACACCCGGGTGTCGGAAGCCCGACCGACGACAGTCACTGGGAGCTACGACTCGCATGGGAGCGCGAGCTCGTCGCCGGGAACTGGCTCAACCTGACGTGGCCCGAGCAGTACGGCGGACGTGGCGGCACGCTCACCCAGGAGATCGTCTTCCAGATCGAGCACGCACGCGCCCGAGCGCCCTACTGGGTGGGTATCAACGGGCGTGACCTGCTGGGCCCGACACTCTTGATGCACGGCACCGACGCGCAGAAGCAGCGCTTCCTCCCCGCGATCATGCGTGCGGAGGAGTTCTGGGGCCAGGGCTTCAGCGAACCGAACGCGGGATCCGACCTCGCCTCCCTCCGCACCCGGGCCGAGCCCGACGGCGACGGATGGCTCATCAACGGCCAGAAGATCTGGATGACGCTGGGGAACAAGGCGCACTGGATGTACGTGCTGTGCCGCACCGGCGAACCCGAGAGCCGCCACCGCGGCATCACGATGCTGCTCGTCGACGCGCAGCGGCCGGGTGTCGACGTCCGTCCGATCCGGAACATCGCCGGGGGGCTCGAGTTCTGCGAAGTGTTCTTCGACAACGCGCGGACGTCGGCGGATCTCGTCGTCGGCGAGGTGAACGGGGGATGGACCGTCGCGATGGACACACTCGGGACCGAGCGCGTCGGCGCGATGCTGCCTTACCAGGCCACGTTCGAGGCCGAGATGACCAGGCTGCTCGACGAGGTCGCGCGCCGTCGAGGGGGCGAGTCACCGGTCATGCGCGAGCGGCTCGCCAAGGCATGGTCGGGGTTGCAGGTGCTCCAATACATGAATCAGCGCCTGCTCGCGGCGGAGTTGCAGGGCCGCGATGCCGGTGCACTCGGTTCGGTCCTGAAGATCTACTGGTCGCGCTGGCACCGATCGTTCGGCGAGCTGATGCTCGACGTGTTCGGCCCCAAAGCAATCGTGATGGAACCCGGCGGTGAGCCCACCTGGTACCAGCGCACCTTCCTCAACTCGCGGGCCGAGACGATCTACGGCGGCGCCGACGAGATCCAGCACAACATCGTCGGCGAGCGCGTGCTCGGCCTCCCCCGCGAACCGCGCTGA
- a CDS encoding amidohydrolase family protein: MTKLWANSGDSHFLEPAGLWHQILPAELAERMPRSERVSENEEVVHVDGQSFRRRLPKLATKKDKTSGKTIGELVMQAPGGRDLQVRMNDLDQEGVWAEVVYASLGLWENMITDRELVRAAARAENEWKVSEIQGLAPDRLVPAATVPLLDVDDAVAELDHAAALGLHLVNLPTGVPEGMDDWHHDSWEPLWAAAAEAGMVLGFHIGSDGGADGPVVFRGPGGAVLNYVETTYGGQKVATKLVASGALDRHPGLRILVSEGGATWVPFLGDRMNEGYRQHGMFVRPTLSMLPKEILYRQVYASFQHDESAPAALTAMGYRNVMWGSDYPHLEGTYGHTQKTLHELFDGLDDDASQRIRFGAFKELFPHVSDPPQE, translated from the coding sequence ATGACCAAGCTCTGGGCCAACTCCGGTGATTCGCACTTCTTGGAGCCTGCGGGGCTCTGGCACCAGATCCTCCCCGCGGAGCTCGCCGAGCGGATGCCGCGCAGTGAACGCGTGAGCGAGAACGAAGAGGTCGTGCACGTCGACGGTCAGAGCTTCCGTCGTCGGCTCCCGAAGCTCGCGACCAAGAAAGACAAGACGAGCGGCAAGACGATCGGCGAACTCGTCATGCAAGCGCCCGGTGGACGCGACCTCCAGGTGCGCATGAACGACCTCGATCAGGAAGGCGTATGGGCCGAGGTCGTCTACGCGTCACTCGGGCTCTGGGAGAACATGATCACCGACCGCGAGCTCGTCCGCGCGGCCGCCCGCGCCGAGAACGAGTGGAAGGTGAGCGAGATCCAGGGACTCGCACCCGACCGCCTGGTGCCGGCCGCGACCGTCCCGCTGCTCGACGTCGATGATGCGGTCGCCGAGCTCGACCATGCCGCCGCGCTGGGGCTGCACCTCGTGAACCTGCCCACCGGCGTACCCGAGGGCATGGACGACTGGCACCACGACAGCTGGGAGCCGCTGTGGGCCGCGGCCGCGGAGGCCGGCATGGTGCTCGGCTTCCACATCGGGTCCGACGGCGGTGCCGACGGGCCGGTCGTGTTCCGCGGGCCCGGTGGTGCCGTCCTCAACTATGTCGAGACCACGTACGGCGGGCAGAAGGTCGCGACCAAGCTCGTCGCCAGTGGCGCGCTCGACCGGCATCCGGGTCTCCGGATCCTCGTGTCGGAAGGCGGCGCGACGTGGGTGCCGTTCCTCGGTGACCGTATGAACGAGGGCTACCGACAGCACGGCATGTTCGTTCGCCCGACGTTGTCGATGTTGCCGAAAGAGATCCTCTACCGGCAGGTGTACGCGTCGTTCCAACACGACGAGTCCGCGCCCGCGGCACTCACCGCGATGGGCTACCGCAACGTGATGTGGGGCAGCGACTACCCGCACCTCGAGGGCACGTACGGTCACACGCAAAAGACGTTGCACGAACTCTTCGACGGCCTCGACGACGACGCGAGCCAGCGGATCCGCTTCGGCGCCTTCAAGGAGCTCTTCCCGCACGTGAGCGATCCGCCCCAGGAATGA
- a CDS encoding SDR family oxidoreductase, which translates to MELRDRCVIVTGAGHGIGRALAERFAREGARVVVADVHTARAEKIATRIDGLAVACDVSDRSAIADLVARAVDAFGPVLVFCSNAGIGDQGPDLASTGAQVERIVGVNLLAHVWAAQEVVPAMVDAGEGYLVQTISSAALITGPSGMGYTLTKHGALGFAEWIALNYAHLGIHVACLCPNAVNTGMLGRNEDAEEDADAAQSSDNPLRASLGDVIEPELCADMTLDALREGRFLVLPHPRVGESFLRKAGDYDRWLEGTNRRLRQMRGEEV; encoded by the coding sequence ATGGAGCTTCGCGACCGTTGCGTGATCGTGACCGGGGCCGGACACGGCATCGGGCGAGCACTCGCCGAACGCTTCGCGCGGGAAGGCGCACGCGTCGTCGTGGCCGACGTCCACACCGCGCGCGCGGAGAAGATCGCGACGCGGATCGACGGGCTTGCGGTCGCCTGCGACGTGTCGGACCGTTCGGCGATCGCCGACCTCGTGGCCCGGGCGGTCGATGCGTTCGGCCCGGTGCTCGTGTTCTGCTCGAACGCGGGTATCGGCGACCAGGGTCCCGACCTTGCCTCCACCGGGGCGCAGGTCGAACGGATCGTCGGCGTCAACCTCCTGGCGCACGTGTGGGCCGCGCAGGAGGTCGTGCCGGCCATGGTCGACGCGGGAGAGGGCTACCTCGTGCAGACGATCTCGTCGGCTGCGTTGATCACCGGGCCGTCGGGCATGGGGTACACGCTCACGAAGCATGGCGCGCTCGGGTTCGCGGAATGGATCGCGTTGAACTACGCGCACCTCGGGATCCACGTCGCGTGCTTGTGTCCGAACGCGGTGAACACCGGCATGCTCGGGCGGAACGAGGACGCCGAGGAAGACGCCGACGCTGCGCAATCGAGCGACAACCCGCTCCGCGCGTCGCTCGGCGATGTGATCGAGCCCGAGTTGTGCGCCGACATGACGCTCGACGCGCTTCGCGAGGGACGGTTTCTCGTGCTCCCGCACCCGCGCGTCGGTGAGTCGTTTCTCCGCAAGGCGGGGGACTACGACCGCTGGCTCGAGGGCACCAATCGCCGCCTGCGCCAGATGCGGGGCGAGGAGGTCTGA
- a CDS encoding VOC family protein: MDRLNHVKILTPDPEAVNRFLTEVLDVPAGWSVGPIVGTPPDECRSEARDASGELTMESVLAFRGSELGGLIAGSTESRQIQLLKSPRAAIWAVAVGTRNLEQAHARARAREIPCTEIDATQWGEGGVRYFFAEVGGVLFEVLRIENAAP, encoded by the coding sequence ATGGACAGGCTCAATCACGTCAAGATCCTCACGCCCGACCCGGAAGCGGTGAACCGATTCCTGACCGAGGTGCTCGACGTTCCCGCAGGGTGGTCGGTCGGCCCGATCGTCGGCACACCGCCGGATGAATGTCGGTCGGAGGCGCGCGACGCGAGCGGGGAGCTCACGATGGAGAGCGTCCTGGCCTTCAGGGGCAGCGAGCTCGGCGGCCTCATCGCGGGCTCCACGGAGAGTCGTCAAATCCAGCTCTTGAAGAGTCCCCGAGCCGCGATCTGGGCCGTCGCCGTCGGGACGCGCAACCTCGAGCAGGCGCATGCGCGTGCTCGTGCACGCGAGATCCCGTGTACCGAGATCGACGCCACTCAATGGGGCGAGGGCGGCGTCCGGTACTTCTTCGCCGAGGTCGGCGGTGTGCTGTTCGAAGTCCTGCGCATCGAGAACGCCGCACCGTGA